A single genomic interval of Zunongwangia sp. HGR-M22 harbors:
- a CDS encoding RagB/SusD family nutrient uptake outer membrane protein, whose translation MLNAELLARNGDYDTASSFINDVRNRAGLDKAELNSSNFITLISKERRVELFAEGKRWYDAKCLDILEEVVENKNFIFKCEWTNLANTSSRD comes from the coding sequence TTGCTTAATGCTGAATTGTTAGCTAGAAATGGAGATTATGATACAGCATCAAGCTTTATTAATGATGTGCGTAACAGAGCAGGTTTGGATAAAGCTGAACTAAATTCATCTAATTTTATTACTTTAATTTCTAAAGAAAGAAGAGTAGAATTATTTGCAGAAGGTAAAAGATGGTATGATGCCAAATGTTTAGATATTTTAGAAGAAGTTGTTGAAAATAAGAACTTCATCTTTAAATGTGAATGGACAAATTTAGCCAATACCTCAAGCCGAGATTAA
- a CDS encoding SusC/RagA family TonB-linked outer membrane protein, producing the protein MMKKNLSRMLTLLMVLVVQLSIAQEISITGTVVDEDGLPLPGVNVIEEGTSNGVQTDFDGNYSIKVSENATLTFSYVGFATQNIKVGIKSTIDVTMEVDAAALEEVVVTGYGRKKTVKETSAASVVTAKAIEDRPIASVNDMLKGNSTGVVVAGGNGQPGAKSSVQIRGISSLNAGTSPLYVIDGVPVISGDYTRNSTSADVLSNINNNDIESISILKDASATALYGARAANGAILITTKQGKSGAPKFNLSLETGFNEKAVDGPSTLNSSQWAEIVNEGLVNSMGGAYDNYVQEELNPNNINSDWANAVERGSAMQQQANFSVTGGTDRLKYYTSIGYFDQESIIKNSFFNRTSGRVKIDYELSDKITIGQNISASFSNMKTLANGGGFSNPMLAKYFARPSDPIYNENGSFYIGDNPDNPRLSNNLFNVPMLLENNFSKAKTLKLQSITDFSYEITDHLTYTSRLSLDNTVIEEDEYQNPRHGDGFSVNGRAYAYDTRVFNYVFQNTLSYDFTLEENHNFNILLVQEAQKNQYRDVSAASEGFGKEGFSTVSVGSNNLEALGERQQYTNAAYLINLTYDYDSKYFFDASYRREGNSNFAKNNKWGDFYSVSLAWDIAKEEFLRNSSLSQLKIRTSYGEVGNASIGSTSSLAYFNFGGQYNGRIPLYVGGVANPDLTWEKNKPFNVGVDFGFLNNRITGTFDYFVKKTEDLLYAIPLSLTSGANIELEDGTTEVSQFTNAGSLENRGFEASIGAQVFDNDFKWNTRLNLSYVQNELLDLVENDVITGTKILREGESINTYFIRKWAGVDPANGNPLWYVNGKGGETTSDYNKAERAVQGNSLPNYTGGFNNSFSYKGISLQSLFTFALDYKVYDSWATYLQSGGVYDLNYPGYASNLDRWQEPGDIAKNPRTVYNTNNQNNATSTRYLYDGDFIRLSNLQIGYDLARVLNNDLFNSFMVYVRGTNIYTHKFDDDLDWDPETRSSGIINLDLPALKSYTMGVKLSF; encoded by the coding sequence ATGATGAAGAAAAATTTGAGTAGAATGCTAACACTGCTTATGGTGTTAGTGGTACAATTATCTATTGCGCAAGAGATATCCATCACCGGGACAGTAGTAGATGAAGATGGTTTACCATTGCCTGGTGTAAATGTAATTGAGGAAGGAACCAGTAATGGTGTTCAAACCGATTTTGATGGTAATTACAGCATTAAGGTTTCAGAAAATGCAACATTAACTTTTAGTTATGTTGGTTTTGCAACTCAAAACATTAAAGTTGGAATTAAATCTACAATAGATGTGACCATGGAAGTAGACGCGGCCGCACTAGAAGAGGTAGTTGTAACCGGTTATGGTAGAAAGAAAACAGTTAAAGAAACCAGTGCCGCATCTGTAGTTACTGCTAAAGCAATTGAAGATCGTCCAATAGCATCGGTAAACGACATGCTAAAGGGAAATTCTACGGGTGTCGTTGTTGCTGGGGGAAACGGTCAACCAGGAGCAAAGTCCTCAGTGCAAATTAGGGGTATAAGTTCTTTAAATGCAGGTACCAGTCCTTTGTATGTTATAGATGGAGTGCCGGTTATTTCAGGTGATTATACCCGAAATAGTACCAGTGCAGACGTGCTTTCCAATATAAATAATAATGATATAGAATCTATTTCTATTTTAAAAGATGCATCGGCTACCGCTTTATATGGAGCTAGAGCGGCAAATGGAGCAATACTTATAACTACGAAACAAGGAAAGTCCGGAGCCCCTAAATTTAATTTGAGTCTAGAAACTGGATTTAATGAAAAAGCAGTAGATGGTCCATCAACACTTAATTCATCACAATGGGCTGAAATAGTTAATGAAGGCTTGGTAAATTCTATGGGAGGTGCATACGATAATTATGTGCAAGAAGAATTGAATCCTAATAATATAAATAGCGATTGGGCAAACGCAGTAGAAAGAGGTTCAGCAATGCAACAGCAAGCTAACTTCTCTGTTACCGGAGGAACCGATAGGTTAAAATATTACACGTCTATAGGTTATTTTGATCAGGAAAGTATTATTAAAAATTCATTTTTTAATAGGACTTCAGGAAGGGTGAAAATCGATTATGAGTTAAGCGATAAGATCACAATTGGTCAAAACATTAGTGCTAGTTTTTCAAATATGAAAACTTTGGCTAATGGTGGTGGATTCTCAAACCCGATGTTGGCGAAATATTTTGCCCGACCTTCTGATCCTATTTATAATGAGAATGGATCTTTTTACATTGGAGATAATCCTGATAATCCGCGTTTATCGAATAATCTTTTTAATGTTCCTATGTTGTTGGAAAATAATTTTTCAAAGGCTAAGACTTTAAAATTACAGAGTATAACGGATTTTTCTTATGAAATTACAGATCATTTAACCTATACTTCTCGTTTATCTTTGGATAATACGGTAATAGAAGAAGATGAATATCAAAACCCTAGACATGGAGATGGATTCTCTGTTAATGGAAGGGCTTATGCTTATGATACGCGTGTTTTTAATTATGTATTTCAGAATACACTATCTTATGATTTTACATTAGAGGAAAATCATAACTTCAACATTCTTTTAGTTCAGGAAGCACAAAAAAATCAATATCGTGATGTTTCTGCTGCATCAGAAGGTTTTGGTAAAGAAGGTTTTTCTACAGTGTCTGTAGGTTCTAATAACTTAGAAGCCTTAGGTGAGAGACAACAATATACAAATGCAGCATATTTAATTAATCTTACTTACGATTACGATAGTAAATATTTCTTTGATGCTTCTTACAGAAGAGAAGGGAACTCTAATTTTGCTAAAAACAATAAATGGGGAGATTTTTACTCTGTAAGTTTAGCATGGGATATTGCTAAAGAAGAATTTTTGAGAAATTCTTCTTTAAGTCAGCTAAAAATACGCACTAGTTATGGTGAAGTAGGAAACGCATCTATTGGTTCAACTTCAAGTTTAGCTTATTTCAATTTTGGAGGCCAATATAATGGTCGTATACCATTGTACGTAGGTGGTGTTGCAAACCCAGATTTAACTTGGGAGAAAAATAAGCCATTCAATGTGGGAGTAGATTTCGGATTTTTGAATAATAGAATAACTGGTACTTTTGATTATTTCGTCAAAAAAACTGAAGATTTATTATATGCAATTCCACTTTCATTAACTAGTGGTGCGAATATCGAGCTTGAAGATGGTACAACTGAAGTTAGCCAGTTTACAAACGCAGGCTCTTTAGAAAATCGTGGTTTTGAAGCGAGTATCGGTGCACAGGTTTTTGATAATGATTTTAAGTGGAATACCCGATTAAACTTATCTTATGTGCAAAACGAGTTGTTAGATCTAGTAGAAAATGATGTGATTACCGGAACTAAAATACTTCGTGAAGGAGAAAGTATCAATACTTATTTCATCAGAAAATGGGCAGGTGTAGATCCTGCTAATGGTAACCCCCTTTGGTATGTAAACGGTAAAGGAGGAGAAACCACCAGCGATTATAATAAGGCTGAACGAGCTGTTCAGGGAAATTCGTTGCCTAATTATACAGGTGGTTTTAATAACTCTTTTAGCTATAAAGGTATTAGCCTTCAAAGTTTATTCACTTTTGCACTAGATTACAAAGTTTATGATAGCTGGGCTACTTATTTACAGAGTGGAGGAGTTTATGATCTAAATTATCCTGGTTATGCCAGTAACTTAGATAGATGGCAAGAACCAGGTGATATAGCAAAAAATCCAAGAACTGTGTATAATACAAACAACCAGAATAATGCTACTTCTACGCGTTATTTATATGATGGTGATTTTATTAGGTTAAGCAACCTACAAATTGGCTATGATTTAGCAAGGGTTCTAAATAACGATTTGTTTAATTCATTTATGGTATATGTTAGAGGTACTAATATCTATACACACAAATTCGATGATGATTTAGATTGGGATCCTGAAACCAGATCAAGTGGGATAATAAACCTGGATCTACCAGCCCTTAAAAGTTATACTATGGGAGTAAAATTATCATTTTAA
- a CDS encoding RagB/SusD family nutrient uptake outer membrane protein, with protein MKRQFLKIMMLCLVVSMASCGDDFLENKQFSTTPQEVTSVKDLNALLYGAFIDATDVTYYGRDMIIYGAVRGDIAYNDGGSGRFRGPSYYNMISTDAYATDTFTQMYKIIGELNTIINSDYTSVGQEDEIKNTKGQAYVFRALVFFDLVKLYGQEHTGGDLGIPILLDYDPVLKPARASLNETYKQIESDFEKGISMLDESGINNPGTKDLINKYSAKGLASRYFLYRGTSNAMQKAYNYTLDIIESGVYAVANADQYINTFSQDLSNANSLFELAIGNQARLGTTSIAYMYSDAGYGDIHPLENLESNFDENDVRLELFSGDHVELKYPSIRGDNSIKILRYEEILLTNAEAVLRLNNDSSKALELINQIATNRGISAYTDITIDDVLVERKKELFFEGQRFFDMLRTKQNIPVWSPDGTPEQVENEVENAENRILIYGNSYELAFPIPQRELDINSKMEQNPGYSS; from the coding sequence ATGAAAAGACAATTTTTAAAAATAATGATGCTATGCTTAGTAGTATCAATGGCATCATGTGGCGATGATTTTTTAGAAAATAAGCAGTTCTCAACCACACCACAGGAAGTTACTTCTGTAAAAGATTTAAACGCATTATTATATGGAGCTTTTATCGATGCTACAGATGTAACATACTATGGTAGAGATATGATAATTTATGGTGCAGTGAGAGGAGATATCGCTTATAACGATGGGGGATCAGGAAGATTTAGAGGTCCATCATATTATAATATGATTAGTACAGATGCATATGCCACTGATACTTTCACCCAAATGTATAAAATAATTGGAGAGCTTAATACCATTATTAATTCAGACTATACAAGTGTAGGTCAAGAGGATGAGATTAAAAATACCAAAGGTCAAGCTTATGTTTTTAGAGCCTTAGTATTTTTCGATCTCGTAAAGCTATATGGGCAAGAACATACTGGCGGAGACTTAGGAATACCTATTTTATTAGACTACGATCCTGTTTTAAAACCAGCTCGTGCTAGTTTAAACGAAACTTATAAACAGATAGAGTCAGATTTCGAAAAGGGAATATCGATGTTAGATGAAAGTGGAATTAATAATCCTGGAACCAAGGATTTAATAAATAAATATTCCGCAAAAGGTTTAGCATCTAGATATTTTTTATATCGAGGAACTAGCAATGCAATGCAAAAAGCATATAACTATACTTTAGATATCATAGAATCTGGTGTATATGCTGTGGCTAACGCCGATCAATATATAAATACTTTTTCTCAAGATTTATCCAATGCCAATTCTTTATTTGAACTTGCCATTGGTAATCAGGCACGTTTAGGAACTACATCAATTGCATATATGTATTCTGATGCCGGTTATGGAGATATTCACCCATTAGAAAATTTAGAAAGCAATTTTGATGAAAATGATGTACGATTAGAACTTTTTAGCGGTGATCATGTTGAACTAAAATATCCTTCAATTAGAGGTGATAATAGTATCAAAATTTTACGCTATGAAGAAATTTTGTTAACTAATGCTGAAGCAGTTTTAAGATTAAATAACGATAGTAGTAAAGCACTTGAATTGATAAATCAAATTGCTACGAATAGAGGTATTTCAGCATACACAGATATTACAATTGATGATGTCCTAGTAGAAAGAAAGAAGGAACTCTTCTTTGAAGGACAACGTTTTTTTGATATGTTGCGAACAAAGCAAAATATCCCAGTATGGTCACCAGATGGTACGCCAGAGCAGGTGGAGAACGAAGTAGAGAATGCTGAGAATAGAATTCTGATTTATGGGAATTCTTATGAATTAGCTTTTCCGATTCCTCAAAGAGAATTGGATATAAACTCGAAAATGGAACAAAACCCAGGATATTCAAGTTAA
- a CDS encoding RagB/SusD family nutrient uptake outer membrane protein: MYFDLVRMFGDVPLPQENDLVSNNGASAANVLRSSEQEVYDYNLADLLDNQGNIADSDVYHFSNDALNVLLAKVYMN, from the coding sequence ATGTATTTTGACTTAGTAAGAATGTTTGGTGACGTTCCTTTGCCACAGGAAAACGATTTGGTTTCAAATAATGGAGCTTCTGCTGCTAATGTTTTAAGATCTTCAGAACAAGAAGTTTACGATTATAATTTAGCTGATTTGCTAGACAATCAGGGTAATATAGCAGATAGTGATGTTTATCATTTTTCTAATGATGCTTTAAATGTATTGTTGGCAAAAGTTTATATGAACTAA